The sequence TCTATTGGACAAACAATTTTAGTGCTGATAGATTCAGTGAACGAAAATTTGGGAAAGATAATCCTGTCTGTACCTaccaaagagaagaaaaagaaagaaaatgtgtTTACCATAGGTGAACGCGTAGAAGGAACAATTATTGAATCATCTACTCAGGGAGTATACTTGAGAATCAGTAAAAATGATGGACAGGGTGTTAGTACTGGATTTTTACCAGCAGGGCACATGTCACCCTGTACGGAGACAGCAACTTTGTTGGCGTCAAAAAGCATTCCTGGAGATACCCTTTCCGCTCTGGTATTTGCTACAGTGCCAAGTTTAATTTTAACAAGAACCTTTCTGACTCAAGAAAAATACAGGAGCTTCGAACAATTGAAAATAGGAGATTGTATACCATGCTCTGTTAAAGATATAGAACCGAATGGTATGAGAGTCATTCTACCAGTCGCAGGGTGCACACCGTTTGGATATGTCTCTTACAGCAACGTCAGTAATTTTCATTTGCTTCAGGTGCATCAAATTTTGTTTGCGAAGGTCATTTCCATCAACAGGAAAGAGAAACAAGTAAATCTAACGTTATCCTTGAAGAAGTTGTTTGATGGATTACCGGATCTTCACAGCAAAATAATGACAGCAGTGGATACTCTGACTTTGcatttcaataaattaactGAATTGGCGAGAAATCCATTTTATAGCAACAGGCCAATTTCTTCAGTGTTATTAGGACAGAAGGTTACTGGAAAGGTTGACATAATCACAGCTGATGGTCTGGTAGTGAAATTAGAAAACAACTTGCTGGGTATAGTATCGAAGAATCATTATTCTGGGAATCGAAAAGTGGGAGACACGGTTTCTGGGACGGTTATGTGGAAGAATTACGTCCATGAACTTGTTGAATTGACCATGATACCTGCAGTGATGAAAAGCATAAACGAGCAACAAGATAAGCACCGGGAGATACCTCAAGATAAATTAATAAGGGGTAAGATTTTAATGGTGACAAACTGGTTTGTATTAATAGTCTTGAAAGGTCATGGTAAAGGATCTTTGGCAGCGATGCCTGTGAAACGCCACGTGAATGATGTCCGGCCAGATTTGTCACCCTACATTGTTCATTCAAAGATCAggtgttacattgtatcgaatccCAATGAATCGGACGTTATGCCCATTTGTATGGTGAAATCAGCATTCGAGGAGAAGCTCAATATAGAAACAAAACCAGCTGCTAATAAATTgaagaggaaaaaaatgaattcagAAAGCGAAGAGGTTCCTGCGAAGAAAGTAAAGAAATCTGAAAAGGCTGCGCCAGATGTTAAacctttaaataaaaagaaaaaagctaaagcagaaaaagaagaaaattcagaAGAAATAGATGAACCCTCCAAAAATGTTAAACAGAAAAGGGAtaagaaattgaagaaaataaaacaagaTGTTAAACCCCCTATAAATATTATAACTGATGACTACGATAAAGATGATGAAAAGCCAAGAATACCTGAATGTGGATTCTTTTGGGACGATAAACCAAATTTAGATTTGCTTGATAAGCAATCATCCAGCGACAGTGAGGATGAGACAGAGAAACAACCaaagcagaaaaaaaagaaactaagcGCTGCTGAAAACAGAGAAATGGAGAGGCAAAAGGAGCGTGAAATTCGTGAAAGGGAGGAGGTATTAGCTAGTAATCAATTGCCAAAGTCTGTAGATCAATTTGACAGATTAGTTTTAGCCAGTCCGGACAGTTCAATCATTTGGCTGCAATACATGGCGTATCATTTACAATCAACTGAGATAGACAAAGCCAGAGCGGTGGCTAGAAAGGCTGTAAAAACTATAAGCTTCAGAGAGGAGAATGAGAGATTAAATGTATGGAACGCTTGGTTGAATTTGGAATCAAAGTTTGGTACTCCGGAATCCTTGAACAGCGTTTTTCAAGAGGCTGTAAGGAGCAACGATGCGTTGAAAGTGTACAGCCACATGTTAACCGTACACCTTGAGGCTGGTAGGCAGTTTGAAttagagaaaataattaataccatGATTGGGAAGTTTAAACAAAATCCTCAAGTATGGATTGACTGTGGAGCTGCGTTGTTAAAGATGGGTTTGAAAGATAAATCTAGACACATTATGCAACGAGCATTGCAATCTTTACCAGCATCTGAGCGTAAGtatatattaagaaaaaaaagtaaatttattataagaataatGAAGTGACCTGGtggttttaatataatatttgtacAGATGTGAATCTAATGGCAAGGTTTGCTACGCTGGAAAATAAACTTGGAGATAAAGAAAGAGCTCAGACTCTTTTTGAGCAAATTTTGAGTTCATATCCAAAGCGTGTCGACATATGGTCGTGTTATGTCGATTCTTTAGTTAAATCTAACGATATCGATATAGCCAGGTGAGaagaattttctaatatttcttgTCTTCTTCATAGAACATTTACACAGGGCCGGCCCtaggcctaggcagactaggcggccgctaagggccccccaaggtccagggcccctaTAAGACGATTTtacgtctaagaatgcaagattgtttatttgaatattaatttatgtaaatgcaaatctaaattagttatacaagctttaattttataattttataaattttatttgagctacttttttttatgtcatatatgtgaaggggcccctaggacccccgaaatctcagggccagCAGTGTTGAAAGGccatattgcaattattctaaatctaaaattgcaattattaatgatgctttgaaaggcagggccggccctgggcctaggccccccaaggtccagggcccctaTAAGATGATgcaaatgcaaatctaaattagttatacaagccttaatgttaattttataaattttatttaagctATTTTTTTTGCGAAGGGGCCCtatttcggagctcgcctcggaatCCTAAAATCCTAAGGCCGGCCCTGCATTTACATAAAGAAAAGCTGTTATGTTTACAGGAAAATTCTGGAGCGAGCGGTTGTTCAAACATTGCCACCAAGAAAGATGCGATctttattcaaaaaattcatcAGTTTTGAGGAACAGCACGGTACTCAAGAAGATATATCACGAGTTCAACAAATGGCTGCTGAATACGTTGAAAAACAATGCAACCAAGACGATTAatccaaattaaaaataaaatgtttcataCATGTTTTCTATGAAACTATTGTTCATAcagttgtataaaaattaacaaatttttaattttataccgtTACTGTACCTCGTTGCTTCTCTTACTATTATAATAACGAATATAatcgatgaaatttaaatatcaaaGATTTTCGTTCCTAGCAGGTGATTGGTCGTTGCGAAGCGGCGCGTGTCGCGTATGGTGGCAGCACTGCGACGTACGTTCCACCCTAGGGGCAAGCCGAGGCGACATTTTGTTCTGCGCTAGCGCAGAATGCGGTAGTCGCGGAAGCGATGACTGTCAACGCGGAAATCGGCAAGCTTATAAACGCCATATTGTTTGCGCGCACGTTGCATCGAGAAAGTCAGTAGTGAAATAATCTCGCGACGGTATCGAGTGTGTTTGTCACGAGGGGAAGTGTGTCGAACGAAAGGTAAATAGCCGAGTTGTACAGGTCGAATAACACGTTGGGGACAAATTGCGTAAGGATTATTCAAATTCATCCTGATCGACGCAAACGTGCCCGTAAATCGATCCGTGTTCTCGAGGCTCTCGGAGCGTCGTGCGACTATCTCCTCACCTCAAGCCGCTTCGAAACTCCCGTGCAATTCGTCGCGGTGACGTCACCCGGACAGTTCCGTGGGATGGCCCGTGCTTTCCTGCCGTGCACGGTTCGC comes from Osmia lignaria lignaria isolate PbOS001 chromosome 8, iyOsmLign1, whole genome shotgun sequence and encodes:
- the Rrp5 gene encoding ribosomal RNA Processing 5 isoform X2; protein product: MTLKSFPRGGKKPLDKKSSDSLFKNPERHNKKKQRSGKSDKEEENFVATTAERLSYLTISEGLVVLGCVSEATEYDLIISLPGGLIGRAQVADISESYTNLLQNLINTEDAQQNEFRSLPELYSCGDYVVCYVKSIQPQEKWQIALSLDPRLINQNVDVAYLEDGSRMLCTISSIEDHGYVVDTGVNNVRAFIPAPKNNDKSLYPGKQLLCTIEEIETNENTSTIKLSTKQKHAAVQNDTEIKSLDSLMPGTKFELSVKKVLSNGLYVSFGSSHIGYINQLYLNEPLSKYIAGMEITGTMLYILPTVKFGYFSLLIKKRRNVDAIQPGHVIDDATTLFRESGGIALQLTKNGTKGFVPLKRTEVNYDQIIEKFVPGTKHKCRVLSYSWMDAMYICTMEHSLLEQKYFSVSDFKPGDVVNVRITSINAESGFVNVQVGKINGQVAPEHVSDEGASALKKLKTDKEVEARVLDVDTARKKVHFTFKKSLLTSNLPVLSDIKDAKRGSRYHGTVVQISKGGLLVKFFGNVKGWVPRTALNTETFEGNWNYSIGQTILVLIDSVNENLGKIILSVPTKEKKKKENVFTIGERVEGTIIESSTQGVYLRISKNDGQGVSTGFLPAGHMSPCTETATLLASKSIPGDTLSALVFATVPSLILTRTFLTQEKYRSFEQLKIGDCIPCSVKDIEPNGMRVILPVAGCTPFGYVSYSNVSNFHLLQVHQILFAKVISINRKEKQVNLTLSLKKLFDGLPDLHSKIMTAVDTLTLHFNKLTELARNPFYSNRPISSVLLGQKVTGKVDIITADGLVVKLENNLLGIVSKNHYSGNRKVGDTVSGTVMWKNYVHELVELTMIPAVMKSINEQQDKHREIPQDKLIRGKILMVTNWFVLIVLKGHGKGSLAAMPVKRHVNDVRPDLSPYIVHSKIRCYIVSNPNESDVMPICMVKSAFEEKLNIETKPAANKLKRKKMNSESEEVPAKKVKKSEKAAPDVKPLNKKKKAKAEKEENSEEIDEPSKNVKQKRDKKLKKIKQDVKPPINIITDDYDKDDEKPRIPECGFFWDDKPNLDLLDKQSSSDSEDETEKQPKQKKKKLSAAENREMERQKEREIREREEVLASNQLPKSVDQFDRLVLASPDSSIIWLQYMAYHLQSTEIDKARAVARKAVKTISFREENERLNVWNAWLNLESKFGTPESLNSVFQEAVRSNDALKVYSHMLTVHLEAGRQFELEKIINTMIGKFKQNPQVWIDCGAALLKMGLKDKSRHIMQRALQSLPASEHVNLMARFATLENKLGDKERAQTLFEQILSSYPKRVDIWSCYVDSLVKSNDIDIARKILERAVVQTLPPRKMRSLFKKFISFEEQHGTQEDISRVQQMAAEYVEKQCNQDD
- the Rrp5 gene encoding ribosomal RNA Processing 5 isoform X1; translated protein: MTLKSFPRGGKKPLDKKSSDSQLFKNPERHNKKKQRSGKSDKEEENFVATTAERLSYLTISEGLVVLGCVSEATEYDLIISLPGGLIGRAQVADISESYTNLLQNLINTEDAQQNEFRSLPELYSCGDYVVCYVKSIQPQEKWQIALSLDPRLINQNVDVAYLEDGSRMLCTISSIEDHGYVVDTGVNNVRAFIPAPKNNDKSLYPGKQLLCTIEEIETNENTSTIKLSTKQKHAAVQNDTEIKSLDSLMPGTKFELSVKKVLSNGLYVSFGSSHIGYINQLYLNEPLSKYIAGMEITGTMLYILPTVKFGYFSLLIKKRRNVDAIQPGHVIDDATTLFRESGGIALQLTKNGTKGFVPLKRTEVNYDQIIEKFVPGTKHKCRVLSYSWMDAMYICTMEHSLLEQKYFSVSDFKPGDVVNVRITSINAESGFVNVQVGKINGQVAPEHVSDEGASALKKLKTDKEVEARVLDVDTARKKVHFTFKKSLLTSNLPVLSDIKDAKRGSRYHGTVVQISKGGLLVKFFGNVKGWVPRTALNTETFEGNWNYSIGQTILVLIDSVNENLGKIILSVPTKEKKKKENVFTIGERVEGTIIESSTQGVYLRISKNDGQGVSTGFLPAGHMSPCTETATLLASKSIPGDTLSALVFATVPSLILTRTFLTQEKYRSFEQLKIGDCIPCSVKDIEPNGMRVILPVAGCTPFGYVSYSNVSNFHLLQVHQILFAKVISINRKEKQVNLTLSLKKLFDGLPDLHSKIMTAVDTLTLHFNKLTELARNPFYSNRPISSVLLGQKVTGKVDIITADGLVVKLENNLLGIVSKNHYSGNRKVGDTVSGTVMWKNYVHELVELTMIPAVMKSINEQQDKHREIPQDKLIRGKILMVTNWFVLIVLKGHGKGSLAAMPVKRHVNDVRPDLSPYIVHSKIRCYIVSNPNESDVMPICMVKSAFEEKLNIETKPAANKLKRKKMNSESEEVPAKKVKKSEKAAPDVKPLNKKKKAKAEKEENSEEIDEPSKNVKQKRDKKLKKIKQDVKPPINIITDDYDKDDEKPRIPECGFFWDDKPNLDLLDKQSSSDSEDETEKQPKQKKKKLSAAENREMERQKEREIREREEVLASNQLPKSVDQFDRLVLASPDSSIIWLQYMAYHLQSTEIDKARAVARKAVKTISFREENERLNVWNAWLNLESKFGTPESLNSVFQEAVRSNDALKVYSHMLTVHLEAGRQFELEKIINTMIGKFKQNPQVWIDCGAALLKMGLKDKSRHIMQRALQSLPASEHVNLMARFATLENKLGDKERAQTLFEQILSSYPKRVDIWSCYVDSLVKSNDIDIARKILERAVVQTLPPRKMRSLFKKFISFEEQHGTQEDISRVQQMAAEYVEKQCNQDD